The Iamia sp. SCSIO 61187 genomic sequence GGCACGTACATCCGGCGGCTCATGTCGTCCCACGTGGCCAGCTCGTCGTCGGTGATCCCGAGCCGCTGGCGCAGCTCGTGGGCCCGGTCCTCGGGCAGCAGGGGGAGCACCTCGCCGGCCACCCCGCAGAGCCAGGCGACCAGGACGTTGGTGTAGGCGTTGTTCCGCAGCCCGGCCTCGGGGGCGTCCGGGTACTTCTCGTGGAACTCGTCAGGGCCCATGACGCCGTGGATCTCGTAGCGCTCCCGCTCGGGCGAGTAGTGGGCCAGCGAGGCCCAGAAGCGGGCGATCTCCAGCAGCATCTCGGCGCCGTGGTCGCTGAGGAAGGCCCGATCGTCGGTGGCCTGCACGTAGCGCCAGACGTTGAAGAAGACGGCCGCTCCGACGTGGCGCTGGTGGTGGCTCAGGTCGACGTCCCACCGCCCCGAGAGCGGGTTGAGGTGGACGCGCTGGGTCTCCTCGGTGCCCTCGCTGCCGCTCTGCCAGGGGTACATGGCGCCGCGGTAGCCCTCCTCGGTCGCCGCCGCCCGGGCCTCGGGCAGGCGGCGGTAGCGGTACATCAGGAGGCCCCGCACCACCTCGGGGAGCCGCAGGCTGAGGAACGGGAGGACGAACAGCTCGTCCCAGAAGACGTGGCCCCGGTAGGCCTCGCCGTTGAGCCCCCGGGCGGGGAGCCCGGCGTCGATGTCGGCGGTGTGCCGGGAGCACACCTGCAGGAGGTGCGATGCGTGCAGGCGCAGCAGGAGCTGCACCCGGTCGGGCCCGGTGACGGACAGGTCGCAGGCGCCCCAGAGCCCCCTCCACGCCGCCAGGTGGCGCTCCCACGCCCCGCCGAAGTCGAGGTAGCGCGCCGCCGAGCGGGCCGACTTCTCGAGGGTGTCGCCCACCGCCGGGTCGCGCGAGGTCCAGATCGCCACCATCTTCTCGACGCAGGTGGGCTCACCGGCGCGGACCTCGAGGTCCAGGACCTGCTGGATGTAGTCACGGGTCTGGTAGGTGGAGCGGGGCACCGAGACGGGTCCGGCGGCCCCCATCACGCGGGTCCGGGCCGCCTGGCTGATGAGCAGGTCCGACTGGCGGGTCACCGCCTTGAGGGCGATGACGTCCTCGTCCCGCGTGCGGGCCGCGACCGGGGACAGGTGACGGCCCGGCAGCTGCCCGTAGCGGGCCACGTTGCGGTTGACGACGCGCCCGTCGATGGCGGTCACGATCTGGATCCGGCCCGACCACCCCTCGGGGACCACCGTCCACTCGATGCCGGCGTGGTGGATGTCGGCCATGCTCACGAACCGGCGGCTCGCCAGCGCCGTGACCCGCCCGGCCCGGTCGCGGAAGCGCACGTGGCGGTGCACGGTGGCGTGGCGGACGTCGATCTCGTGGCGGAGGTCGAGGACCTCGACGTCGGCCAGCCGGATGGCGTCCTCGTCCTCGATGCGGAGCTTCAGCACCAGCCAGTTCGGCAGGTTGACCAGGTCCTCGTTCAGCACCGGTCGGCCCCCGAAGATCGCCGTCTCCCGGTTGTAGAACCCGTGCACGTAGGTGCCCGGGTAGTGGGTGCCGTCGGCGTCCTCCCACTCCGCGGCCCCCCGGGTGCAGAGGTAGCCGTTGCCGGTCGACGTCAGCGCCTCGCGAAGGCCCTCGTCGTCGGGGTCGAAGCCCTCGAAGGCGAGTGTGAACCCGTCCACGTCATCTCCTCGTGCGTCGCGGACCCCGGCCGGGGCGCTGGAGGCATCATGGCCGGTCCGAGGGGGGCGCGGCGCGCCATGGACGTCTCGGCCGCGTCCCTCCCGTACCGTGCTGCTGTGGACCACGACCTCCCCACCCCGCTCGCCCCGCTCCGCCAGGACCCGTCGTCCAGCGGGATCTTCACCGACTTCGACGGCACGCTGGCGCCGATCGTGGCCGACCCCG encodes the following:
- a CDS encoding glycoside hydrolase family 65 protein, whose product is MDGFTLAFEGFDPDDEGLREALTSTGNGYLCTRGAAEWEDADGTHYPGTYVHGFYNRETAIFGGRPVLNEDLVNLPNWLVLKLRIEDEDAIRLADVEVLDLRHEIDVRHATVHRHVRFRDRAGRVTALASRRFVSMADIHHAGIEWTVVPEGWSGRIQIVTAIDGRVVNRNVARYGQLPGRHLSPVAARTRDEDVIALKAVTRQSDLLISQAARTRVMGAAGPVSVPRSTYQTRDYIQQVLDLEVRAGEPTCVEKMVAIWTSRDPAVGDTLEKSARSAARYLDFGGAWERHLAAWRGLWGACDLSVTGPDRVQLLLRLHASHLLQVCSRHTADIDAGLPARGLNGEAYRGHVFWDELFVLPFLSLRLPEVVRGLLMYRYRRLPEARAAATEEGYRGAMYPWQSGSEGTEETQRVHLNPLSGRWDVDLSHHQRHVGAAVFFNVWRYVQATDDRAFLSDHGAEMLLEIARFWASLAHYSPERERYEIHGVMGPDEFHEKYPDAPEAGLRNNAYTNVLVAWLCGVAGEVLPLLPEDRAHELRQRLGITDDELATWDDMSRRMYVPFHGDGIISQFEGYGDLEELDWDGYRERYGNIQRLDRILRAEDDDPDRYMLSKQADAVMLYFLFSSDELAAIFGRLGYDHPDDLARRTVEHYDHRTSHGSTLSFVTHAGVLAEFDVESSWERFLVALESDVGDIQGGTTKEGIHLGVMAGTLDLVQHRYAGVTIDGDTLRLAPRLPAALEGISFPMRFRGASIHISVRAGEVTVSVDDDEGVAPVAIAVDGDRLHLGPGETATLGQRPAGTSDGSTTS